A stretch of Dyella sp. BiH032 DNA encodes these proteins:
- a CDS encoding glycoside hydrolase domain-containing protein — protein MRQRRGAWLMAGALLAMAPAVLAADEHGAPALRWDASRFGNHRYLVQVDAPADAVRVEIPWRRRDAHPERVAVIVTDPDGAPIANVLRGDIDRASGELVFQAAKAGTYAVYYQPYVSNGRSNYPVVGYAAPKDSADDTWADRFDQPSAWRKLPQAKVLRYEAVDDFDAYTDMERTATPAELDALLAKQNGPLLLFPETRAHPVRMFDTLPAAWAQRGPGGTLSDTAQRGEYLSFQVGLWSPRAQINEVRVAFADLHGPDGATIPATALTCFNLRGTDYTGRPFTARVDLPMGRMQPLWMGLDVPADAKPGLYQGEVTIGAEGVEPQRVPLAITVSDGIAVAHGDDDPFKLTRLRWLDSTLAQDDTLVKPFTAITVKGGELGILGRDITLADNGLPAQIHSRFDERMTGFAKQPRALLQAPMQLLVEDASGVHALTAKGAPKVETDGPARVHWTVTGNAGPVRGEVKASLEADGTLQYAIALQADRETAIGDVRLEIPLRGDVARYQLGLGQQGGEAPASYSWHWNVRNNQDGAWIGAVNAGLEFHLRDEHYLRPLNTNFYQQQPLRIPASWDNGGQGGIELARDKDRYLVRAFSGPRTMQAGQTLRYDVVLRVTPFKTIQPAKHFSERFFHKYGDLDAIKADGANVVNIHHATPINPWINYPFLEAEAMRRYIEAAHQRGMRVKIYDTVRELSDRAPELPMLESLGHEVISAGKGGGFSWLQEHLDGDYIAAWHVPENRDAAVINAGQSRWHNHYIEGLDWLARNEGIDGLYLDDVAYDRTTMKRVRKVLQAHRADPLIDLHSANQYNPRDGYINSALLYMELFPYIDRLWFGEYFDYEKTSPSYWLTEISGIPYGLMGEMLQNNGNPWRGMVFGMTSRLGWSPGSDPRPLWKLWDEFGIAKAEMIGWWVHDAPVRTGREDVLATSYVRKGQGTLIALASWATEKADAKLAIDWKALGLNPAKATLVAPAVPGFQPAAKFKPGEPIPIEPGKGWLLQVQ, from the coding sequence ATCCCGACGGCGCACCCATTGCCAACGTACTGCGTGGCGACATCGACCGCGCCTCCGGCGAGCTGGTGTTCCAGGCGGCCAAGGCCGGTACCTACGCTGTGTACTACCAGCCCTATGTCAGCAACGGTCGCAGCAACTACCCCGTGGTGGGCTACGCCGCGCCGAAGGATTCGGCCGACGACACCTGGGCGGACCGGTTCGACCAGCCATCCGCCTGGCGCAAGCTGCCGCAAGCCAAGGTGCTGCGCTACGAAGCCGTGGACGACTTCGACGCCTACACCGACATGGAACGCACCGCCACGCCGGCCGAACTGGACGCGCTGCTGGCGAAGCAGAACGGGCCGCTGCTGCTGTTCCCCGAGACGCGCGCCCACCCCGTACGCATGTTCGACACGCTGCCCGCCGCCTGGGCACAGCGCGGTCCCGGGGGGACGTTGAGCGATACCGCCCAACGCGGCGAATATCTCAGTTTCCAGGTCGGCCTGTGGTCGCCGCGCGCGCAGATCAACGAGGTGCGCGTGGCCTTCGCCGATCTGCACGGTCCCGACGGCGCCACGATTCCAGCGACGGCGCTGACCTGCTTCAACCTCCGTGGCACCGACTACACCGGCCGTCCGTTCACTGCGCGCGTCGACCTGCCGATGGGGCGAATGCAGCCCTTGTGGATGGGGCTGGACGTTCCCGCCGATGCGAAACCTGGGCTCTATCAGGGCGAGGTGACCATCGGTGCCGAGGGCGTGGAGCCGCAGCGGGTGCCGTTGGCGATCACGGTGAGCGATGGCATCGCCGTCGCGCATGGCGACGACGATCCGTTCAAGCTCACCCGTCTGCGCTGGCTCGATTCCACGCTGGCGCAGGACGACACGCTGGTGAAGCCCTTCACCGCGATCACGGTGAAGGGCGGCGAACTCGGCATCCTCGGCCGCGATATCACGCTGGCCGACAACGGCCTGCCGGCGCAGATCCACAGCCGCTTCGACGAGCGCATGACGGGCTTCGCGAAACAGCCCCGCGCGCTGCTGCAGGCGCCGATGCAACTGCTGGTGGAGGACGCATCGGGCGTGCATGCGCTGACCGCCAAAGGGGCACCGAAGGTCGAGACGGACGGCCCCGCGAGAGTGCACTGGACGGTGACCGGCAACGCCGGCCCGGTGCGCGGCGAGGTCAAGGCGTCGCTGGAGGCGGACGGCACACTGCAGTACGCCATCGCCCTGCAAGCCGACCGGGAGACCGCCATCGGCGACGTGCGCCTGGAGATCCCGTTGCGCGGAGACGTGGCGCGCTACCAGCTCGGCCTCGGCCAGCAGGGCGGCGAGGCGCCGGCGTCCTACAGTTGGCACTGGAATGTGCGCAACAACCAGGACGGCGCATGGATCGGCGCCGTGAATGCCGGCTTGGAGTTCCACCTGCGCGACGAACATTACCTGCGCCCGCTCAATACGAACTTCTACCAGCAGCAACCCTTGCGCATTCCCGCGTCGTGGGACAACGGCGGGCAGGGCGGCATCGAGCTGGCGCGCGACAAGGACCGCTACCTGGTCAGGGCCTTCAGCGGCCCGCGCACGATGCAAGCCGGGCAGACGCTGCGCTACGACGTCGTCCTGCGCGTCACGCCGTTCAAGACCATCCAGCCAGCGAAGCACTTCAGCGAACGCTTCTTCCACAAGTACGGCGACCTCGACGCGATCAAGGCCGACGGCGCCAACGTGGTGAACATCCACCATGCCACGCCGATCAATCCATGGATCAACTATCCGTTCCTGGAAGCGGAGGCGATGCGCCGGTACATCGAGGCGGCACATCAGCGCGGCATGCGGGTCAAGATCTACGACACCGTGCGCGAACTCTCCGACCGTGCCCCCGAACTGCCCATGCTCGAATCGCTGGGGCACGAAGTGATCAGCGCCGGTAAGGGTGGTGGCTTCTCCTGGCTGCAGGAACATCTCGACGGCGACTACATCGCCGCATGGCACGTGCCGGAAAATCGCGACGCAGCGGTGATCAACGCCGGCCAGAGCCGCTGGCACAACCACTACATCGAAGGCCTGGACTGGCTGGCGCGCAACGAGGGCATCGATGGCCTCTATCTCGACGACGTCGCCTACGACCGCACCACCATGAAGCGCGTGCGCAAGGTGCTGCAGGCGCATCGCGCGGATCCGTTGATCGACCTGCACTCGGCCAACCAGTACAACCCGCGCGACGGCTACATCAACAGCGCGCTGCTCTACATGGAGCTGTTCCCCTATATCGACCGCCTGTGGTTCGGCGAGTATTTCGACTACGAGAAGACCTCGCCGTCGTACTGGCTCACCGAGATTTCCGGCATCCCATACGGCCTCATGGGCGAGATGCTGCAGAACAACGGCAACCCCTGGCGCGGCATGGTGTTCGGCATGACCAGCCGGCTCGGCTGGTCGCCCGGCAGCGATCCGCGCCCGTTGTGGAAGCTGTGGGACGAGTTCGGCATTGCCAAGGCCGAGATGATCGGCTGGTGGGTGCACGATGCGCCCGTGCGGACGGGACGCGAGGATGTGCTCGCCACCAGCTACGTGCGCAAGGGGCAGGGCACGTTGATCGCGCTTGCCTCATGGGCGACGGAGAAGGCCGACGCGAAGCTGGCGATCGACTGGAAGGCGCTGGGCCTGAATCCGGCCAAGGCGACGCTGGTCGCGCCCGCCGTGCCCGGCTTCCAGCCCGCGGCCAAGTTCAAGCCGGGCGAGCCGATTCCCATCGAGCCGGGCAAGGGCTGGCTGTTGCAGGTGCAGTGA
- a CDS encoding MFS transporter, with the protein MQDQAAAAARADGDFIRHGTPLFRRTNLALFAAGIATFGLLYCVQPLMPEFSKTFGVNAAGAALSLSLTTGVLAVAMLVAGAVSDAWGRKSVMTVSLLASSVLVLATAAVHDWHLLLVLRTLLGLTLSGLPAVAMTYLSEEMHPESIGLGMGLYISGNAIGGMGGRLVAGVLADFVGWRAGVGAVGAIGLLAGLVFWRSLPPSRHFTVQPFEWRVLRERFVGAFRDAGLPWLFAEGFLLLGAFVTVYNFIGYRLLAPPYGLSQAVVGLIFSVYLIGTFSSAWMGHLAGKLGRRKVLWTAFALMLGGVLLTLTSPLILIVLGIVAITFGFFGGHSIASSWVGRRAGAAKAQASSMYLFSYYMGSSLAGAGGGLFYASRGWNGVAAFVGVLVLGGLLIAWRLRGLVPLPGPPSKGDEPPLAEV; encoded by the coding sequence ATGCAAGACCAGGCAGCCGCCGCCGCGCGCGCGGACGGCGACTTCATTCGCCACGGCACGCCGCTGTTCCGGCGCACCAATCTCGCGCTGTTCGCCGCCGGCATCGCCACCTTCGGCCTGCTCTATTGCGTGCAGCCGCTGATGCCGGAGTTCAGCAAGACGTTCGGCGTCAATGCCGCCGGCGCGGCGCTGTCGTTGTCGCTCACCACTGGCGTGCTCGCCGTCGCCATGCTCGTGGCCGGCGCGGTGTCGGACGCGTGGGGGCGCAAATCGGTGATGACCGTGTCACTGCTTGCGTCTTCCGTACTGGTGCTCGCCACGGCCGCGGTGCACGACTGGCACTTGCTGCTGGTGCTGCGGACTTTGCTCGGCCTCACCTTGAGCGGCCTTCCGGCCGTCGCGATGACCTACCTCAGCGAGGAGATGCATCCGGAGTCGATCGGCCTGGGCATGGGCCTGTACATCAGCGGCAATGCGATCGGCGGCATGGGCGGACGCCTGGTCGCGGGCGTGCTGGCGGATTTCGTGGGCTGGCGTGCCGGCGTGGGCGCTGTCGGCGCGATCGGCCTGCTGGCGGGCCTGGTGTTCTGGCGCAGCCTGCCGCCCTCCCGCCACTTCACGGTGCAACCGTTCGAATGGCGCGTCTTGCGCGAGCGCTTCGTCGGCGCCTTCCGCGACGCAGGCCTGCCCTGGCTGTTCGCCGAGGGCTTCCTGCTGCTGGGTGCGTTCGTCACGGTCTACAACTTCATCGGTTATCGCCTGCTGGCCCCGCCATATGGCCTGAGCCAGGCCGTGGTGGGCCTGATCTTCAGCGTGTACCTGATCGGCACGTTCAGTTCCGCGTGGATGGGCCACCTGGCGGGCAAGCTTGGGCGGCGCAAGGTGCTGTGGACTGCGTTCGCGCTGATGCTGGGGGGCGTGCTGCTGACGCTGACATCGCCGTTGATCCTGATCGTGCTGGGCATCGTGGCGATCACGTTCGGCTTCTTCGGCGGGCACTCGATCGCGAGCAGCTGGGTGGGGCGGCGCGCGGGTGCGGCGAAGGCGCAGGCCTCGTCGATGTACCTGTTCTCTTACTACATGGGTTCGAGCCTGGCTGGCGCGGGCGGCGGGCTGTTTTATGCCTCCCGCGGCTGGAATGGCGTGGCGGCGTTCGTGGGGGTGCTGGTGTTGGGTGGGTTATTGATCGCGTGGCGGCTGCGGGGGTTGGTGCCGTTGCCGGGGCCGCCGTCGAAGGGGGATGAGCCGCCGTTGGCGGAGGTTTGA
- a CDS encoding ectonucleotide pyrophosphatase/phosphodiesterase: MKFLFRLLLCSVAAFSAGCATQPPAPPAAQVAAKPAPAPLLLISIDGFRTDYLQRGFTPTLAALAREGVRAQAMQPSFPSLTFPNHYTIVTGLRPDHHGLVNNTMSDPELGGFSLSNRKAAGDGRWWAEGTPIWESAGRQGLKTATMFWPGSEAAIHDYRPNHWLPYDGSVTPDQRVDQVLGWLDLPAGERPTFLTLYFDDVDHAGHSYGPDSKQVNEAMTKVDAALARLVDGLKQRGLFDRINLIVVSDHGMANVAAKHNVMVDKLIPLDHVQVVSLGVLAGFNPKDGHDFAKIEAKLEKPQKHMQCWDKTRIPARFVYGSNPRVPQLVCLADVGWRIATTESLAKRLKNGGKLSLGEHGYDNTDPTMQALFVAHGPAFRQGEMLPAISNVDVYPLMTHLLGVTPVKNDGDYEAIKGALKVEVQ; this comes from the coding sequence ATGAAATTCCTGTTTCGCCTCTTGTTGTGTTCCGTTGCGGCGTTCAGCGCCGGGTGTGCCACGCAGCCGCCGGCCCCGCCTGCCGCGCAGGTTGCCGCCAAGCCGGCCCCGGCGCCGTTGTTGCTGATTTCGATCGACGGGTTCCGCACCGACTATCTTCAGCGCGGGTTTACCCCGACGCTCGCCGCGCTGGCGCGGGAAGGCGTGCGCGCGCAGGCCATGCAGCCCTCGTTCCCTTCGCTCACCTTCCCAAACCACTACACCATCGTCACCGGCTTGCGCCCGGACCATCACGGCCTGGTCAACAACACGATGTCGGATCCGGAACTCGGCGGTTTTTCGCTGAGCAACCGCAAAGCCGCTGGCGACGGGCGCTGGTGGGCGGAAGGTACCCCGATCTGGGAAAGCGCCGGCCGCCAGGGCCTGAAGACCGCGACCATGTTCTGGCCGGGCAGCGAAGCGGCGATCCACGACTACCGCCCGAACCACTGGCTGCCCTATGACGGCTCGGTCACGCCGGACCAGCGCGTGGATCAGGTCCTGGGCTGGCTCGACCTGCCCGCGGGCGAACGCCCCACGTTCCTGACCCTGTACTTCGACGACGTGGACCACGCCGGCCACAGCTATGGCCCGGATTCCAAGCAGGTGAACGAGGCGATGACCAAGGTGGACGCTGCCCTCGCACGCCTGGTCGACGGCCTGAAGCAGCGCGGCCTGTTCGACCGCATCAACCTGATCGTGGTGTCCGACCACGGCATGGCCAACGTGGCGGCGAAGCACAACGTGATGGTGGACAAGCTGATCCCGCTCGACCATGTGCAGGTAGTCAGCCTGGGCGTACTTGCCGGCTTCAATCCGAAGGACGGACACGATTTCGCCAAGATCGAGGCCAAGCTGGAAAAGCCGCAGAAGCACATGCAGTGCTGGGACAAGACCCGCATCCCCGCCCGCTTCGTCTATGGCAGCAACCCCCGCGTACCGCAGCTGGTCTGCCTCGCCGACGTCGGCTGGCGCATCGCCACCACCGAGAGCCTGGCCAAGCGTCTCAAGAACGGCGGCAAGCTCAGCCTCGGCGAGCATGGCTACGACAACACCGACCCGACCATGCAAGCCCTGTTCGTCGCCCACGGCCCCGCCTTCCGCCAGGGCGAGATGCTGCCGGCGATCTCCAACGTGGACGTTTATCCGTTGATGACGCATCTGCTGGGCGTGACGCCGGTGAAGAACGATGGGGATTACGAGGCGATCAAGGGGGCGTTGAAGGTCGAGGTGCAGTGA
- a CDS encoding methylated-DNA--[protein]-cysteine S-methyltransferase, with the protein MNTAASIWYDELATPIGRLRLVADTQGLREVWFETGRHRKLLQPDWILAPERLAEPRRQLEEYFAGARTHFDLKLHPVGTPFQRAVWEELGRIPYGVTISYAELARRIGQPLAVRAVGAANGRNPIPIVLPCHRVIGSNGSLTGFGGGLPTKRFLLSMEDRVARGDLFALP; encoded by the coding sequence ATGAATACGGCCGCAAGCATCTGGTATGACGAACTCGCCACGCCGATCGGCCGACTGCGCCTGGTCGCCGATACGCAAGGCCTGCGCGAGGTCTGGTTCGAAACCGGCCGCCACCGCAAGCTGCTTCAGCCGGACTGGATCCTGGCGCCGGAACGGCTGGCCGAGCCGCGCCGCCAGCTCGAAGAATATTTCGCCGGCGCGCGCACGCACTTCGACCTGAAACTGCATCCGGTCGGCACGCCGTTCCAGCGCGCCGTCTGGGAGGAACTGGGGCGCATCCCCTATGGCGTGACCATCAGCTATGCGGAATTGGCACGCCGGATCGGGCAACCGCTGGCGGTACGCGCGGTGGGCGCGGCGAACGGACGCAATCCGATTCCGATCGTGTTGCCGTGTCACCGGGTGATCGGGAGCAATGGGAGTCTGACGGGGTTTGGCGGGGGGCTGCCGACGAAGCGGTTTTTGCTTTCGATGGAGGATCGGGTGGCGCGGGGGGATTTGTTTGCGTTGCCCTGA
- a CDS encoding AlkA N-terminal domain-containing protein, which produces MSALPDPSAALSDRLCEQARLSRDARFDGLFFTAVTSTRIYCRPVCPAPSPKAENVRYYASAAAAEAAGFRPCLRCRPELSPGNDSWQRGDHVIARALKLMEQGALEDDSLDAVAQRIGIGARQLRRVFVERLGAPPISVHTTRRLLFAKQLLTETDMSVTDVALASGFRSLRRFNAAFQQANRMPPRDMRRHPAKAIGGALVLRLGYRPPYDFEAILAFLRTRSLPGVEQVDAHSYARVFGPADAPGWLRLSAWPGGEHALKLELLCPRPAQMLGIVTRLRRMFDLDADPRAIADVMRASDVLKPLHRRRPGLRLPGGWDGFEIAVRAILGQQVSVAAARTLATRIVQRWGTPVAVPAAPGLERLFPGPEMLVDVDLREVGLTTARANTVQGVALALLDGRIDFRSEQPLDEFVARWVELAGIGEWTAHYMAMRALSHPDAFPAADLILRRVAAGDGPELSTKALTALAEDWRPWRAYAVMHLWRAASDAAERDKTARESRTKERKA; this is translated from the coding sequence ATGTCCGCCCTCCCCGATCCGTCCGCAGCCCTCTCCGACCGCCTCTGCGAGCAGGCGCGGCTCAGCCGCGATGCGCGCTTCGACGGCCTGTTCTTCACCGCAGTCACCAGTACGCGCATCTACTGCCGGCCGGTGTGCCCGGCGCCGTCGCCGAAGGCCGAGAACGTGCGCTATTACGCCAGCGCCGCAGCCGCCGAGGCGGCGGGTTTTCGCCCCTGCCTGCGCTGTCGCCCGGAACTGTCGCCCGGCAACGACAGCTGGCAGCGCGGCGACCATGTGATCGCGCGCGCACTGAAGCTGATGGAACAGGGCGCGCTGGAAGACGACTCGCTGGACGCGGTCGCGCAGCGCATCGGCATCGGTGCGCGCCAGCTCCGCCGCGTGTTCGTCGAGCGCCTGGGCGCGCCGCCGATCAGCGTGCACACCACCCGCCGGCTGCTGTTCGCCAAGCAGCTGCTCACCGAAACCGACATGTCCGTCACTGACGTGGCGCTGGCATCGGGCTTCCGCAGCCTGCGGCGCTTCAACGCCGCCTTCCAGCAGGCGAACCGGATGCCGCCGCGCGACATGCGCCGCCATCCGGCCAAGGCCATCGGCGGCGCACTCGTCCTGCGGCTGGGCTATCGGCCGCCGTACGACTTCGAGGCGATCCTCGCGTTCCTGCGCACGCGCTCGCTGCCCGGCGTCGAACAGGTGGACGCACACAGCTATGCGCGCGTGTTCGGCCCCGCCGACGCGCCCGGCTGGCTGCGGCTGAGCGCATGGCCCGGCGGCGAGCACGCGCTGAAACTGGAGCTGCTGTGCCCGCGGCCCGCGCAGATGCTCGGCATCGTCACCCGGCTGCGGCGCATGTTCGATCTCGATGCCGACCCGCGTGCGATCGCCGACGTGATGCGCGCCAGCGACGTGCTGAAGCCGCTGCACCGGCGCCGCCCCGGCCTGCGCCTGCCGGGCGGCTGGGACGGGTTCGAGATCGCCGTACGCGCCATCCTGGGCCAGCAAGTCAGCGTGGCCGCGGCACGCACGCTGGCCACGCGCATCGTGCAGCGCTGGGGAACGCCGGTGGCGGTGCCGGCCGCGCCGGGCCTGGAACGCCTGTTTCCCGGTCCGGAAATGCTGGTCGACGTCGATCTGCGCGAAGTCGGCCTGACCACGGCGCGCGCGAACACCGTGCAGGGCGTGGCGCTCGCACTGCTGGATGGGCGCATCGACTTCCGCAGCGAACAGCCGCTGGACGAGTTCGTGGCGCGCTGGGTGGAACTGGCCGGCATCGGCGAGTGGACCGCGCACTACATGGCCATGCGCGCATTGAGCCATCCCGACGCGTTCCCCGCCGCCGACCTCATCCTGCGCCGCGTCGCGGCCGGCGACGGCCCTGAACTAAGCACCAAGGCGCTCACCGCGCTGGCCGAGGATTGGCGGCCGTGGCGTGCCTACGCGGTGATGCATCTGTGGCGCGCCGCGAGCGATGCGGCCGAGCGCGACAAGACCGCACGCGAGAGCCGGACCAAGGAACGAAAGGCATGA